The Impatiens glandulifera chromosome 8, dImpGla2.1, whole genome shotgun sequence genome includes a window with the following:
- the LOC124911752 gene encoding triosephosphate isomerase, chloroplastic-like, which yields MAVASTSLVSQLSGPKSAISTAPHFSGLRRSCSKLDQSLSLTSATQSLFHRVDSHLRLSSKTKACRGVITMAGSGKFFVGGNWKCNGTKESISKLVSDLNNVTLEADVDVVVGPPFLYLDQVKGSLTDRIEIAAQNSWISKGGAFTGEISVEQLKDIGCKWVILGHSERRHIIGENDEFIGKKAAYALSQGVGVIACIGEQLKEREEGKTFDVCFQQMKAFADAVPSWDNVVVAYEPVWAIGTGKVATPQQAQEVHAAVRDWLKNNVSAEVASKTRIIYGGSANGSNCGELAKQEDIDGFLVGGASLKGPEFATIVNSVTSKKVAV from the exons ATGGCGGTAGCTTCAACATCTCTTGTATCCCAACTCTCCGGCCCTAAATCTGCCATATCTACTGCCCCACACTTCTCTGGTCTCCGTCGATCTTGCTCAAAGCTCGACCAgtcactttctctcacttctGCAACTCAATCTCTTTTCCATCGCGTCGATTCCCATCTCCGTCTCTCCTCCAAGACGAAAGCTTGCAGAGGGGTTATCACCATGGCTGGTTCTGGAAAG TTCTTTGTTGGTGGAAACTGGAAGTGT AATGGAACTAAGGAGTCAATCTCCAAGCTTGTCTCTGACCTGAATAATGTAACATTGGAGGCGGATGTTG ATGTGGTTGTTGGACCTCCCTTCCTTTACTTAGATCAGGTGAAGGGCTCACTAACAGATCGAATTGAGATTGCAGCTCAGAATTCATGGATCAGCAAGGGTGGGGCCTTCACTGGAGAAATTAG TGTGGAACAATTAAAGGATATTGGCTGCAAATGGGTCATCCTCGGTCATTCTGAGAGGAGACATATTATTGGGGAAAATGATGAG TTCATAGGAAAGAAGGCTGCTTATGCCTTGAGCCAGGGTGTTGGAGTCATAGCCTGCATAGGAGAACAGCTGAAGGAAAGGGAGGAAGGAAAAACTTTTGATGTCTGTTTTCAGCAGATGAAGGCTTTTGCAG ATGCTGTGCCTAGTTGGGATAATGTAGTTGTTGCATATGAACCTGTGTGGGCAATCGGAACTGGTAAAGTTGCGACACCTCAACAAGCTCAGGAGGTGCATGCTGCTGTTCGTGATTGgctaaaaaataatgtttctgCTGAAGTTGCTTCTAAGACTCGTATTATATATGGAG GATCTGCAAATGGGAGCAACTGTGGTGAACTGGCTAAACAAGAAGATATTGATGGATTTCTGGTAGGAGGTGCTTCACTAAAG GGACCTGAGTTTGCGACCATTGTGAATTCGGTGACATCGAAGAAGGTAGCTGTTTGA